From Mycosarcoma maydis chromosome 16, whole genome shotgun sequence, a single genomic window includes:
- a CDS encoding uncharacterized protein (related to phytochrome) — translation MSSPPQKANRRAPQASAPPTLSHTPTSSATAAASATASATPMQATPSSLRSPTVSQPFIYPMRSAVSIKPLKNDLSTSHPPDAPISAAKSASRPASAEGPKSSPTKFPTFKPPPSAPHASHQAHHPEEVHNVTDPATADITVPVNKDESLCDHPEHLTTTRFEHVKTDEGHMILTGRGGKLARCEDEPIHIPGAVQSFGCMIVVRISPDGEMLVRQASENSAAILGMSPSYLFSLPTFLDLFDDDQADLLWDNIDTLDQSSQDLAESGPTVFQLRGYDMASYDERVSRGVQRNRWNTWCGAHIPDRRNDGQAELTVVLEFELVDDLTNPISTSSPPATPLDDRESHSGNGPGLGLAAGWIRPDQPTSSRQDSSPVTIGTVLSSSNASSVGPRAGLEGLAYTPSPNELHESTHAIHKPLKALSRMRRNAEIKSQTRSRRPAVLPNAGGADGTGGILDLFGILSQVNDQLAAQADLNEFLKVLVGIIRDITLFSRVMIYQFDEAWNGQVVCELVDWNDSHDLYRGLHFPATDIPAQARALYKINKVRLLYDRDQPTARMICRDQADLDFPVDMTHAFIRAMSPIHIKYLTNMGVRSSMSVSITAFGELWGLISLHNYGAHGKRVSFPIRQLLRLIGESVSSNIERLSYTRRLSARKLINTLPTDQNPSGYIISNAEDLLTLFDADYGVIAVGNEAKILGPLNASQEVLAVTEFLRLKKFEHLVTSQDVHRDFPDMVLSTGLHVIAGLLVVPLSGSGVDFIAFLRKAQLRHVNWAGKPFKEGKEGEAILEPRKSFKVWSETVEGTCRAWKDEELETASVLCLVYGKFISVWRQREQALHYNQLNRLLLSNASHEVRTPLNHIINYLELALDSKLDEDTRENLSKSHLASKSLLFVINDLLDLTKQEIGNELFLQEPFDLAATVREAVEMHEWEAKRRKIDFSVTTNPDVCLVLGDKNRVRQVITNTVTNSVKYTRAGQIIVSMRKRNEDEREADLPDGCDMEVELVVSDTGEGIPQEKLEVIFREFEQVESVIAQPGRQDLSEPEGSEASLLRTEPSDSGLGLGLAIVARVVKNLGGQLRVDSQVGEGTSFTYYIPFCSAETTTPTEMPPIGSSGGSGTKRSSDTISMRRSTSMGSGSASSAGRSEIDSLVEAIQQPVLRDQATSEDVVARRRTAEGVSPGLIHGSKIVSAGSIHRPEYAAQRTRSFDSGSHPVEGSGIPVRSVKINPQALDANDRADRRPASSSAFLLSATTHARPVKPSHTSAAESFKAEVEQRFRDKVPQLAQATLPVDASKLRSCQMADKEATVSPTTRAKSGVEAPQNEAVSPDCGDVHMAKRSSDERRSSSSSSVAKRRLAVMRGLHKAPGGRGEKIAPLRVLVVEDDPINRMILKKRLGLDGHTTLLAVNGEEGVRQFEQDAKEIDVILMDLQMPICNGQEACIRIRDLEHKWAERGEQADRPASQILNGRVPILAVSATLVPQMRQEMVDIGMDGWLLKPIDFARLGALLKGLLHPEDRVANHWRSGYVWEKGGWLSEPAQRSVLVAPSAVSEMIGHSSSNASNANPLSPPLSSPSA, via the coding sequence ATGTCGTCGCCTCCGCAAAAAGCCAACCGCCGAGCGCCTCAGGCCTCTGCCCCGCCCACCTTGTCTCATACTCCCACCAGCTCCGCCACAGCCGCTGCCTCAGCCACTGCCTCAGCCACTCCAATGCAAGCCACCCCCTCCTCTCTACGCTCTCCCACCGTCTCTCAACCCTTTATCTACCCCATGCGCTCTGCTGTCAGCATTAAACCGCTCAAAAACGACCTTTCCACTTCACATCCGCCAGACGCCCCAATCTCGGCTGCCAAATCCGCCTCACGGCCAGCGTCAGCAGAAGGTCCTAAATCGTCGCCTACAAAATTTCCCACTTTCAAACCACCTCCATCCGCCCCACATGCCAGCCATCAAGCTCACCACCCCGAAGAGGTGCACAACGTCACCGATCCCGCTACAGCCGACATCACGGTGCCAGTCAACAAAGACGAGTCCCTCTGCGACCATCCCGAGCATCTCACCACCACTCGCTTCGAACATGTCAAGACCGACGAAGGGCATATGATCCTCACAGGCCGCGGAGGAAAGCTCGCCCGTTGTGAAGACGAGCCTATCCACATTCCAGGCGCCGTTCAGTCGTTTGGCTGCATGATTGTCGTCCGTATCTCCCCAGACGGCGAGATGCTGGTTCGTCAGGCCTCGGAAAACTCTGCTGCCATCCTCGGCATGTCGCCCTCGTACCTCTTCAGCCTGCCCACCTTCCTCGATCTCTTTGACGATGACCAGGCAGACCTACTTTGGGACAACATTGATACGCTCGACCAATCCAGCCAAGACCTTGCCGAGTCAGGGCCCACCGTCTTTCAGCTGCGCGGATACGACATGGCGAGCTACGACGAGCGCGTCTCCCGTGGTGTGCAGCGAAACAGGTGGAACACCTGGTGCGGTGCCCACATCCCCGATCGCAGAAACGACGGTCAAGCCGAGCTTACCGTCGTCCTCGAGTTTGAATTGGTCGACGATCTCACCAATCCCATCTCCACTTCTTCGCCTCCCGCCACACCGCTAGACGATCGCGAAAGCCACTCTGGCAACGGTCCTGGTCTCGGTCTGGCTGCAGGCTGGATCAGGCCCGATCAGCCCACTAGTTCACGTCAAGACTCGTCTCCCGTCACCATCGGAACTGTCTTATCAAGCAGTAACGCCTCCAGCGTCGGTCCACGAGCCGGTCTCGAAGGCCTTGCCTACACGCCTTCGCCCAACGAGCTGCATGAATCAACGCACGCCATCCACAAGccgctcaaggcgctctCACGCATGCGTCGCAACGCCGAGATCAAGTCACAGACTCGCAGCCGTCGTCCTGCCGTCCTACCCAACGCTGGCGGAGCCGACGGCACCGGAGGCATACTCGACTTGTTTGGCATCCTCAGTCAGGTCAACGATCAGCTCGCAGCACAAGCCGACCTCAACGAGTTCCTCAAAgtgctcgtcggcatcaTCCGCGACATCACTCTCTTCAGTCGTGTCATGATCTACCAGTTTGACGAGGCTTGGAACGGTCAGGTCGTGtgcgagctcgtcgactgGAACGATTCGCACGACCTCTACCGCGGTCTCCACTTTCCCGCCACCGACATTCCCGCTCAGGCGCGCGCCCTCTacaagatcaacaaggTGCGACTCCTCTACGACCGCGATCAACCCACCGCACGCATGATTTGCCGCGACCAGGCCGATCTCGATTTCCCGGTCGACATGACCCACGCTTTCATTCGCGCCATGTCGCCGATCCATATCAAGTATCTCACCAACATGGGCGTTCGCTCCTCCATGTCGGTCTCCATCACCGCCTTTGGCGAGCTCTGGGGTCTCATCTCTCTTCACAACTATGGCGCACACGGAAAACGTGTCTCGTTCCCCATTCGCCAACTGCTGCGCCTCATCGGCGAATCCGTTTCGAGCAACATCGAACGACTCAGCTACACACGCAGGTTGTCTGCCCGTAAGCTGATCAACACCTTGCCCACCGATCAGAATCCAAGCGGTTACATCATCTCAAACGCCGAGGATCTGCTGACGCTCTTTGACGCCGACTACGGAGTCATCGCTGTTGGTAACGAGGCCAAGATCCTTGGTCCTCTCAATGCGAGTCAGGAAGTGCTAGCGGTCACCGAGTTTTTGCGACTCAAAAAGTTTGAACACCTCGTCACCTCACAGGACGTACACCGCGACTTTCCCGACATGGTACTATCAACAGGACTTCACGTCATCGCCGGTCTGCTCGTCGTACCCTTGTCCGGCAGTGGCGTTGATTTTATCGCCTTTCTTCGCAAAGCGCAGCTGCGCCACGTCAATTGGGCAGGAAAGCCTTTCAAAGAGGGCAAGGAGGGCGAAGCTATCCTCGAGCCACGAAAGTCGTTCAAGGTCTGGTCCGAGACCGTCGAGGGAACCTGTCGCGCTTGgaaggacgaggagctcgagactGCTTCCGTGCTCTGCCTCGTCTACGGAAAGTTTATCTCCGTCTGGCGCCAGCGGGAGCAAGCGCTTCACTACAACCAGCTCAACAGGCTCCTCCTCTCCAACGCGAGTCACGAGGTGCGCACGCCGCTCAACCACATTATCAACTACCTCGAGCTGGCGCTCGACAGCAAGTTGGACGAAGACACGCGCGAAAACTTGAGTAAATCGCATCTCGCCTCCAAAAGTCTGCTCTTTGTCATCAATGACTTGCTCGACCTCACCAAACAAGAGATCGGCAACGAGCTTTTCCTCCAAGAGCCATTCGATCTCGCCGCAACCGTGCGCgaggcggtcgagatgcacgAGTGGGAGGCCAAGCGACGCAAGATTGATTTCTCGGTGACCACCAACCCGGACGTTTGTCTAGTCCTCGGCGACAAGAATCGCGTGCGCCAGGTCATCACCAATACCGTCACCAACTCGGTCAAATACACACGTGCAGGTCAGAtcatcgtctcgatgcGAAAACGCAACGAAGACGAACGCGAAGCCGATCTGCCCGATGGCTGCGACATGGAGGTGGAGCTTGTAGTTAGCGACACCGGTGAAGGCATCCCGCAGGAGAAACTCGAAGTCATCTTTAGGGAGTTTGAACAGGTCGAATCTGTCATCGCCCAACCCGGTCGTCAGGATCTGTCCGAGCCCGAAGGGAGCGAGGCAAGCCTTTTGCGCACCGAACCGTCCGACAGCGGTCTCGGCCTTGGTCTTGCCATTGTGGCGCGTGTCGTCAAGAACTTGGGCGGACAGCTGCGTGTCGATTCGCAGGTGGGTGAAGGAACCTCTTTTACCTACTACATTCCCTTTTGCTCCGCCGAGACGACCACACCGACCGAGATGCCGCCTATCGGCAGCAGTGGTGGCAGTGGAACCAAACGCAGCAGCGATACCATTTCAATGCgccgctccacctcgatgggcagcggcagcgctAGTTCGGCGGGCAGGAGCGAGATCGATTCGCTTGTCGAGGCCATTCAACAGCCTGTGCTGCGTGATCAGGCGACGTCCGAAGACGTTGTCGCACGGAGGCGAACCGCCGAAGGCGTTTCACCTGGCCTCATCCATGGTTCCAAGATTGTCTCGGCTGGATCTATCCATCGACCCGAGTACGCAGCGCAACGCACCCGCTCGTTTGACAGCGGTTCGCATCCAGTCGAGGGAAGCGGTATTCCTGTGCGATCGGTCAAGATCAACCCGCAGGCGCTCGATGCCAACGACCGCGCTGATCGTCGACCTGCCAGCAGTTCTGCCTTCCTATTGAGCGCGACAACGCATGCAAGGCCAGTGAAACCCAGCCATACCAGCGCTGCCGAGTCGTTcaaggccgaggtggagcaaCGCTTTCGCGACAAGGTGCCTCAGCTCGCGCAAGCTACGCTGCCAGTCGACGCTAGCAAGCTTCGATCTTGCCAGATGGCGGACAAGGAAGCGACTGTCTCGCCAACGACGCGCGCCAAAAGCGGCGTCGAGGCACCGCAGAACGAGGCCGTCTCGCCCGATTGCGGAGATGTGCACATGGCAAAGCGGTCGTCGGATGAGCGTCGTagctcgtcctcgtcgagtGTCGCCAAGCGCAGACTGGCGGTGATGCGTGGTCTTCACAAGGCTCCAGGTGGACGCGGTGAGAAGATCGCTCCGCTGCGtgtgctggtggtggaagaCGATCCGATCAACCGCATGATTCTCAAGAAGCGACTTGGTTTGGATGGACACACGACGCTGCTCGCAGTTAACGGCGAGGAAGGTGTGCGTCAGTTTGAACAAGACGCTAAAGAGATTGACGTCATCTTGATGGACCTGCAGATGCCGATCTGCAATGGGCAAGAGGCAtgcatccgcatccgcgATCTGGAGCACAAGTGGGCCGAGAGGGGCGAGCAAGCGGACCGTCCCGCTTCGCAGATTCTGAATGGTCGTGTGCCTATTCTAGCGGTGTCTGCGACATTGGTGCCGCAGATGCGCCAAGAAATGGTCGACATCGGAATGGACGGATGGCTACTCAAGCCGATCGACTTTGCGCGTCTCGGCGCGCTGTTGAAGGGGTTGCTGCATCCGGAAGATCGGGTTGCCAATCATTGGAGGTCGGGCTACGTCTGGGAGAAGGGAGGTTGGTTGTCAGAGCCGGCGCAGCGGTCTGTGCTTGTTGCGCCATCCGCGGTTTCCGAGATGATAGGCCACTCTTCCTCGAACGCCTCGAACGCCAATCCGCTCAGTCCGCCGCTCAGCTCGCCCAGTGCGTGA
- a CDS encoding Rho family GTPase RHO1 codes for MSELRRKLVIVGDGACGKTCLLIVFSKGTFPEVYVPTVFENYVADVEVDGRHVELALWDTAGQEDYDRLRPLSYPDSHVILICFAVDSPDSLDNVQEKWISEVLHFCHSLPIILVGCKKDLRHDPKIVDELRKTSQRPVSAEEGMAVAQKIGAVRYLECSAKTGEGVREVFEHATRAALVQRSRGSRKKGCTVL; via the exons ATGTCTGAACTCCGCCGAAAGCTTGTCATTGTCGGAGACGGTGCTTGTGGTAAGACTTGTCTTCTTATCGTCTTTTCCAAG GGCACCTTCCCCGAGGTGTACGTACCCACGGTTTTCGAGAACTACGTTGCTGAtgtcgaggtggatggcCGCCACGTAGAGCTTGCGCTTTGGGATACCGCCGGTCAGGAGGATTACGATCGTCTGCGTCCGCTCTCGTACCCGGACTCGCACGTGATTCTCATCTGCTTTGCAGTTGACTCGCCCGACTCGCTGGATAACGTGCAGGAAAAGTGGATTTCGGAAGTGCTTCACTTTTGCCACAGCCTGCCCATCATCCTCGTGGGCTGCAAAAAGGACTTGCGACACGACCCCAAGattgtcgacgagctgcgaaagACGAGCCAGCGTCCCGTCTCTGCCGAGGAGGGTATGGCGGTTGCACAAAAGATTGGCGCAGTGCGCTACCTCGAGTGCTCGGCCAAGACGGGCGAGGGCGTTCGCGAAGTGTTTGAGCACGCCACGCGCGCGGCGCTGGTTCAAAGAAGCCGTGGCTCGAGGAAGAAAGGTTGCACCGTTCTCTAA